A single Anabas testudineus chromosome 10, fAnaTes1.2, whole genome shotgun sequence DNA region contains:
- the LOC113160808 gene encoding hepatocyte cell adhesion molecule-like isoform X1 has translation MEAVFGLMVVVLLGVSHGIETYCDGRKNGTQCYGALGGTLVLQLMDDAEKVNGFSWIKNQLNLLTWRSSNSMIILPDKRFFFTPSNGTLRMNNLRRNDGGEYTLSITNENGEISAKQTLRLFIQAPVSSVLLDSECLSEGQMKVSCSSEGGDSPQYIWTLDGRTLTDAELLSGNTETNIITLKQHVSGHLVCSVRNKVSHVSSSKRLCTCGPSKCVLAAEQSTTTEILSIVGGVLSALVILLVVGVAVMCAHTKKKNNKLKAEENNELEVTYADVRIMQQQRRQVQQRAEVNVEYGQVKFSPRPQQSVEPTADDCVYTQVRRDR, from the exons GTATTGAAACCTACTGTGATGGCAGAAAGAACGGAACTCAGTGTTATGGAGCTTTGGGAGGAACTCTGGTTCTTCAGTTGATGGACGATGCTGAAAAAGTTAATGGATTCAGCTGGATAAAGAATCAATTAAATTTACTTACATGGAGAAGTAGTAACAGTATGATTATTCTTCCAGACAAAAGATTCTTTTTTACTCCCAGTAATGGAACATTAAGGATGAATAATCTGAGAAGGAATGATGGTGGTGAATATACCCTCTCAATCACCaatgaaaatggagaaatatCAGCTAAGCAGACTCTACGTTTGTTCATTCAAG ctcctgtgtcctctgtcctgCTGGACTCTGAGTGTCTGTCTGAGGGACAGATGAAGGTTTCCTGCTCCTCTGAGGGAGGGGACAGTCCTCAATACATCTGGACTCTGGATGGACGCACACTGACAGATGCTGAACTCCTCTCTGGAAATACGGAGACTAACATcatcactctgaaacaacaCGTCTCAGGACACCTGGTCTGCTCAGTCAGAAATAAAGTCAGTCACGTCTCCAGTAGTAAGAGATTATGTACCTGTG GCCCATCAAAGTGTGTGCTTGCAGCTGAACAATCTACTACCACGG AAATATTATCAATAGTGGGTGGTGTACTCTCAGCATTAGTAATTCTTTTAGTGGTCGGTGTGGCTGTCATGTGTGctcacacaaaaaagaaaaacaacaaactcaaaG cagaagaaaacaatgagCTGGAAGTAACCTATGCAGACGTCAGGATCATGCAGcaacagaggagacaggtgCAGCAGAGGGCAGAGGTCAATGTGGAGTACGGCCAGGTCAAGTTTTCACCTCGACCCCAGCAGAGTGTTGAACCAACAGCAGATGACTGTGTGTACACCCAAGTCCGTAGAGACAGATGA
- the LOC113160808 gene encoding hepatocyte cell adhesion molecule-like isoform X2 — protein sequence MEAVFGLMVVVLLGVSHGIETYCDGRKNGTQCYGALGGTLVLQLMDDAEKVNGFSWIKNQLNLLTWRSSNSMIILPDKRFFFTPSNGTLRMNNLRRNDGGEYTLSITNENGEISAKQTLRLFIQAPVSSVLLDSECLSEGQMKVSCSSEGGDSPQYIWTLDGRTLTDAELLSGNTETNIITLKQHVSGHLVCSVRNKVSHVSSSKRLCTCGPSKCVLAAEQSTTTEILSIVGGVLSALVILLVVGVAVMCAHTKKKNNKLKEENNELEVTYADVRIMQQQRRQVQQRAEVNVEYGQVKFSPRPQQSVEPTADDCVYTQVRRDR from the exons GTATTGAAACCTACTGTGATGGCAGAAAGAACGGAACTCAGTGTTATGGAGCTTTGGGAGGAACTCTGGTTCTTCAGTTGATGGACGATGCTGAAAAAGTTAATGGATTCAGCTGGATAAAGAATCAATTAAATTTACTTACATGGAGAAGTAGTAACAGTATGATTATTCTTCCAGACAAAAGATTCTTTTTTACTCCCAGTAATGGAACATTAAGGATGAATAATCTGAGAAGGAATGATGGTGGTGAATATACCCTCTCAATCACCaatgaaaatggagaaatatCAGCTAAGCAGACTCTACGTTTGTTCATTCAAG ctcctgtgtcctctgtcctgCTGGACTCTGAGTGTCTGTCTGAGGGACAGATGAAGGTTTCCTGCTCCTCTGAGGGAGGGGACAGTCCTCAATACATCTGGACTCTGGATGGACGCACACTGACAGATGCTGAACTCCTCTCTGGAAATACGGAGACTAACATcatcactctgaaacaacaCGTCTCAGGACACCTGGTCTGCTCAGTCAGAAATAAAGTCAGTCACGTCTCCAGTAGTAAGAGATTATGTACCTGTG GCCCATCAAAGTGTGTGCTTGCAGCTGAACAATCTACTACCACGG AAATATTATCAATAGTGGGTGGTGTACTCTCAGCATTAGTAATTCTTTTAGTGGTCGGTGTGGCTGTCATGTGTGctcacacaaaaaagaaaaacaacaaactcaaaG aagaaaacaatgagCTGGAAGTAACCTATGCAGACGTCAGGATCATGCAGcaacagaggagacaggtgCAGCAGAGGGCAGAGGTCAATGTGGAGTACGGCCAGGTCAAGTTTTCACCTCGACCCCAGCAGAGTGTTGAACCAACAGCAGATGACTGTGTGTACACCCAAGTCCGTAGAGACAGATGA